In the Clostridium beijerinckii genome, one interval contains:
- a CDS encoding GNAT family N-acetyltransferase, producing the protein MKEVNHIITMKQYIGEKEYKDINELQEIITSKDKVNLKLEVDFKLEMNKNSETSKKRLNEFLYYVDYVLVAYLGISCFGGNIAELNGMTHPEWRRKGIFKKLFDLAIDECSRNGFKKILLLTDGKSKSGNEFIKAVGGEYDFSEYGMELISQHFLENLFPINLRKAKASDKKELSRQDLIYFSDKEENESFKVLAEEETEQIEEDESRIKNAYIAELDNEVIGKIHIEYNDYSAFILGFGVLPEFRGKGYGRAVLKAALKLISEKDIKQVELDVADKNSRALNLYKSCGFKEKSVMNYFVKF; encoded by the coding sequence ATGAAAGAAGTAAATCATATAATAACTATGAAGCAATATATAGGTGAAAAAGAATATAAAGATATAAATGAACTTCAAGAAATCATAACTTCAAAGGATAAAGTAAATTTAAAGTTGGAAGTAGACTTTAAATTAGAAATGAATAAAAATTCAGAAACATCAAAGAAGAGATTAAATGAATTTTTATATTATGTAGATTATGTTTTAGTTGCTTATCTTGGAATTTCATGTTTTGGAGGAAATATAGCTGAGCTTAATGGAATGACTCATCCAGAGTGGAGGAGAAAAGGTATCTTTAAAAAACTCTTTGACCTTGCAATAGATGAATGTAGTAGGAATGGTTTTAAGAAGATATTATTATTAACAGATGGTAAATCTAAATCTGGAAATGAATTTATAAAAGCAGTAGGAGGAGAATACGATTTTTCTGAATATGGGATGGAATTAATAAGTCAGCATTTTTTAGAAAATTTATTTCCTATTAATTTAAGAAAAGCAAAGGCATCAGATAAGAAGGAATTATCAAGACAAGACTTGATTTATTTTTCTGATAAGGAGGAAAATGAAAGTTTCAAAGTTTTAGCTGAAGAAGAAACTGAACAAATTGAGGAAGATGAATCAAGAATAAAAAATGCCTATATAGCTGAATTAGACAATGAAGTCATAGGTAAAATTCATATTGAATATAATGATTACTCAGCTTTCATATTGGGTTTTGGCGTGTTACCAGAGTTTAGAGGAAAAGGCTATGGAAGAGCAGTACTAAAGGCAGCTTTAAAATTAATAAGTGAAAAAGATATAAAGCAAGTAGAATTAGATGTGGCTGATAAAAACAGTAGGGCACTTAATTTATATAAATCGTGTGGATTTAAAGAAAAATCTGTGATGAACTATTTTGTGAAATTTTAA
- a CDS encoding MFS transporter, with protein MKDFINNYKGLPKEMYVICFATLINRLGDFVVPFLALYLTQKIGMTAAATGVIVTLSSIVGIPASILGGKISDMFGRKKIYTYAQSIAAVTLIPCAFTKSVSITIMCLLISTFFNGFVRPAFQSMIQDILSKEERQAGFSLNYLAINAGVAIGPIIAGFLFNNLLPLLFLGDTLTSLIAVFLVWKNIKETYPVNSKLKVESKAEIAENGNTFQMLWKRPALSLFLVLYMVYNFIYAQHKFSLPITLNAQFNNESAKLLGYIMSINAVTVLVLTIFIGFITKRNHQLTNMAFTGILYAIGFGMIGYIDNFNFFIISTIIWTLGEILSSISSGVYVANNSPSNYRARLNAIMNLGRFLGTALSTFFSGAYIQVYGYKTLWFLIFFISIISGILMFVLKIFSVKSELGNYTKSKIKSAV; from the coding sequence ATGAAAGATTTCATTAATAATTATAAAGGATTACCAAAGGAAATGTATGTGATATGTTTTGCTACACTTATTAACAGACTTGGAGATTTTGTAGTACCATTTCTCGCATTATATCTTACTCAAAAAATTGGAATGACAGCTGCAGCAACTGGAGTTATAGTTACATTATCATCTATTGTAGGCATACCAGCATCCATTTTAGGTGGAAAAATATCAGATATGTTTGGAAGAAAAAAAATATATACATATGCACAAAGTATAGCAGCAGTAACATTAATACCTTGTGCTTTCACTAAAAGTGTTTCGATTACTATAATGTGTTTATTGATAAGTACATTTTTTAATGGTTTTGTACGTCCAGCATTTCAATCAATGATTCAAGATATACTCTCTAAGGAAGAAAGACAAGCTGGATTTTCTCTTAACTACCTAGCGATAAATGCAGGAGTTGCAATTGGACCAATAATAGCAGGTTTTTTATTTAATAATCTTTTACCATTATTATTTTTAGGGGATACACTAACTTCTTTAATAGCAGTCTTTTTGGTATGGAAAAATATCAAAGAGACTTATCCGGTAAATAGTAAATTAAAGGTTGAAAGTAAAGCCGAAATAGCAGAAAATGGAAATACGTTTCAAATGCTTTGGAAAAGGCCAGCATTAAGTCTATTTCTAGTTTTATATATGGTATATAACTTTATTTATGCTCAGCATAAGTTTTCTTTGCCTATAACTTTAAATGCTCAATTTAATAATGAAAGTGCTAAACTTTTGGGCTACATTATGAGTATAAATGCTGTAACTGTTTTAGTCCTTACAATTTTTATAGGTTTTATAACTAAAAGAAATCATCAGTTAACTAATATGGCTTTTACGGGAATATTATATGCTATAGGATTTGGAATGATAGGATATATTGATAATTTCAATTTTTTTATTATTTCCACAATAATATGGACTTTAGGAGAAATTTTAAGTTCAATAAGCTCAGGTGTTTATGTGGCAAATAATAGTCCAAGCAATTATAGAGCCAGATTAAATGCAATAATGAATCTTGGCAGATTTCTAGGTACAGCTCTTAGTACTTTTTTTTCTGGAGCATATATTCAAGTTTATGGATATAAAACATTATGGTTTTTAATATTTTTTATTTCAATAATTTCAGGAATATTAATGTTTGTTTTAAAAATATTTTCTGTGAAATCAGAATTGGGCAATTATACGAAAAGCAAAATTAAAAGTGCTGTTTAG